The Dama dama isolate Ldn47 chromosome 23, ASM3311817v1, whole genome shotgun sequence genome contains a region encoding:
- the LOC133044478 gene encoding WAP four-disulfide core domain protein 5-like → MRGQSLLLLVALLSLGSQLPAALGRRKGEKSGGCPPDDGPCLLSVPDQCLHDSQCPSGMKCCRQACFLQCVRKVSVKMGRCPEDRQRCLSPVQHLCSKDSDCQGRKRCCLGACGRDCRNPV, encoded by the exons ATGAGGGGCCAGAGCCTCCTCCTCCTGGTGGCCCTCCTGAGTTTGGGGAGCCAGTTACCTGCTGCCttgggcaggaggaagggag AGAAGTCTGGGGGCTGCCCACCGGATGATGGGCCCTGCCTCCTCTCGGTGCCTGACCAGTGTCTGCACGACAGCCAGTGTCCCTCAGGGATGAAGTGCTGTCGCCAAGCGTGCTTCCTCCAGTGCGTGCGGAAGGTCTCAG TTAAGATGGGCAGATGCCCCGAGGACCGTCAGCGCTGCCTGAGCCCCGTGCAGCACCTCTGCTCCAAGGACTCGGACTGCCAGGGCCGCAAGCGGTGCTGCCTGGGTGCCTGCGGCCGGGACTGCAGAAACCCTGTCTGA